AGCGCACGATGGTGCGGCGCTCGATGGCGGCGAGGACGAGTTCCAGCGTGATGCCGATGAGGGCCACCGAGATGATCCCGGCAAAGACCTCGTCGGTGCGCAGGAAGTAGCGGGCGTCATTGAGGAAATTGCCGAGCCCGCTCTTGGCGCCGGAGACCCCGAACACCAGCTCGGCGGCGATGATGGTGCGCCAGCCATAGCCAAGGCCGGTCTTGATGCCGGTCATGGTGTGGGGCAAGGCGGCGGGAAAGAGCACGTCGGTGATCATCCGCCACCAGCTCAGGCCAATGTTGCGGCCTACATTCACCAGCGTCTGGTTCACCGTGCGAAAGCCGGTGGAGAGCGCCAGGGTCACCGGCCAGAGCACCGCATTCACCACCACGAAGATCAGCGCATTGACGTTGAGCCCGAACCAGATGAGCGCGATGGGCAGCATGGCCACCGAGGGCAGCGGGTTCAGCATGGAGGTGAACAGCTCCACCGCATCGTCCGCGAAGGTGGAGACGCGGGAGAGGACGGTGAAGATGAGCGCCAGCCCCATGCCGATGGCCAGCGACAGGGCCAGCAATTGCAGCGTGGTGAGGGTCGCCTGGGCGAGGCGCCCGGAGGTCCAGCCCTCCACCAGCGCCTGCCCGACCTGGAGCGGCGGCGGGAAGATGAGCGGGTCGACGCCCGAAAAGCGCGTATAGGCTTCCCACGCCGCGATGAGCATAAGGAATTGCAGCGCCCGGCGCAGGGCCACGGGCAAGGCGGCCCAGCGCAGCTTCAGGCGAGGGGCGGGGGCGGCGTCAGTCGCCATGGACATGGCTTGCTCCTTCTCCCATCACGCCCGCCACATGGCGGCCGATCTCCAGCGCGCGCGGGGAGGAGGGCTCCCGCGCCGCCCGTGCGTCCACGATCTCCTTGATGCCGGAAGGGTGGCCGTCGAGGATGATGATGTCGTCGCCCAGCAGCACCGCCTCGGCGATGGAATGGGTGACGAAGAGAACGGTCGCCTGCGAGCGGCGCACGATCTCCAGCAATTCCAGTTGCAGGCGCAGGCGCGTCTGCGGATCAAGGGCGCCGAAGGGCTCGTCCATGAGCAGCATGGCGGGGTCCATCGCCAAGGCGCGGGCGATGGCCACGCGCTGCTTCATGCCGCCGGACAATTGGTGGGGGAAGCGATCCGCCGCATGCTCCAGCTTCATCAGCGCCAGCAAATCGCGGGCGCGGGCATCGGCTGCGGCGCGGCTGCGGCCGATGCGGCGCTGGGGATAGGCGATGTTGTCGAGCACCGTGCGCCAGGGAAAGAGCTGGTCGAATTCCTGGAACACCACCGCCCGGTCGGGGCCGGGCCGGTCCACCGCGCGGCCATTCACCTGGAGCGTGCCCTTCAAGGGCGAGAGGAAGCCCGCCACGGCTTTGAGGATGGTGGACTTGCCGCAGCCGGAGGGGCCGAGCAGGATGGCCGTCTCGCCGCGCGCCGCGGTGAAGGTGACATCCTTCACCGCGGTCACGGTCCCCGCCGGCCCGCCATAGCCCAGATGCAGGCCGGTGACGGCCAGCATGGGGCGTTCAGCGTCCGGCACGGTCTGTGCCTGAACCTGTCGCATCGTTCGTTCCTGTCTGGTCGGTTGTTCCTGCCTCTGCGGGCCGGTTTGGGTCCTGGTGTGGTGGTTAGATCACGGCGATGGCCTCGATCTCCACTTTGGCGCCGAAATGCAGGGGGCCGGTGGGCACCACCGAGCGGGCGGGGCGATGGTCGCCGAAGAAGTCCGCATAGGCGGCGTTCACCTCGTCCCAGCCGGCAATGTCCGAAATGTAGAGGGTGGTCTTGGCCACCCGCGTGCGGTCGCAGCCGGCGGGCTTGAGGATGGCCTCGATGCTGGCGAGCGCGAACAGGGTCTGCTCACGCAGCGACCGGCTCGGGTCCTGCCCGCGAAGCACGCCCAATTGGCCGGACACATAGACCGTGCCGCCGGCCACGATGGCCTGGGAATAATGCCCGCCGGGGGCGGGAGCCTCGCGGCTCATGACGCGGGTGAGGGGCGGTTGGGTGGGGTTCGTCATTTGGATCACCAGCCGGAAATGCGGGGCCAGAGCGCGCTCACCCGGCCGTCGGTGATGACCGCATACTGGTCATAGGCCGCGCAGGTCAGGCAGGCGTGGTTGGGCAGGATGCGCACGGTCGCGCCCACGGGCAGGCGGGCGAACCAGGTTTCGTCCTCCACCGGCACATGGCCGTGCTCCTGGTGGACGGCGGTGACCGATAGGGCGCCGAGGCGTTCGCCGGTGACGGCATCGCACACATAGCCATAGCCGGCATCGGGCAGGAATGTGTTGGCACCGATGTCCTTGGTGAGGGCCAGCGCCCCGGCATCGAGGATCAGCGCGCGGGCGGCATGATTGTGGCCGATGACGGTGGAGAGCACGGACACCGCAATGTCCTCCACCGTGCACATGTGGCGGGAGAGCTGGGCGAGGTCCCAGAACATATAGATGCCCGCCCGCGCCTCGGTGACGCCCTCCAGGTGGTCCGCATGAAGCACGGTGGGCGTCGAGCCGATGGAGACGATCTCCACCGGGATGCCCGCCGCGCGGATGGCCTGCGCGGCTGAAACCGCCGCGTCCCGTTCGAGCGCGGCGAGCTTCACCACGTCGGGGATCTGGTCGCTGCCATAGGAATGGCCCGCATGGGTCATGACCCCTCGGAAATCCAGGTGCGGCGCATGGTGGATGGCGCGGGCCAGTGTCACCACGTCCGGCGCGTCGGGCAGGAGGCCCGAGCGGTGCTCGCCGCAATCGATCTCCACCAGGAAGGAGAGGCGCGTGTGCGCCTCGACGCAAAACGCCTCCGCCGCCTCGATGACGGACACAGCGTCGGTGACCAGCAGCAGGTCCACTCCCGATGCCCCGATGCGGGCGGCGCGGGCGAACTTGCCGGGCGCGATGGCGGTGGCGAGCAGGATGTCCTTATAGCCGGCGGCGGCGAAATATTCGGCCTCCTTCAGGGTGGAGACGGTGATGGCCCCAGGACCGTCGGGCAGCGCCACGCGGGCCACGTCCACGGATTTGGCCGTCTTCAGATGGGGCCGCAAGCGGACGCCGAGATCCGCGCAGCGCGCGCGCATGCGGGCGGCATTGGCCTCCAGCTTTGCGCGGTCCAGCAGCAGGGCCGGGGTTTCGAGATCCTGCGCGGCAAAGCCGAGAGGGGAGGGGGCCGCTTCCATGTCACACCAGCTTCAGGAGAGGGTCGAGGGAATCGGCAATATAGTCCGGCCGGGCCGCATCCACCGGCTTTAGCCCCATGCGATTGTGCCAATAGACGGACATGCCCACGCCGCGCGCGCCCGGCACGTCGGAGGCCGATCCCGCCACGAAGAGGGTGCGGGCGGGGTCGACGCCGAGCTTCTCCAGCACCGCCCGATAGGGCTCGGGGCGGGGCTTGTAATAGCCGGCATCCTCGGCCGTCACCACGGCGGCAAAGTCCGTGCCGGTGCGGGAAACGGCGATGGCGCCCAGCGTGCGGGAGCAATTGGTGGCGATGCCCAGCGGCACCTTGCGGGCGAGTTCCGCGAGCACGCCCTGCGCCTCCGGCCAGCAGGTCAGCTCCGCCTGGCGGTCCGCCAGCGCTTGCGCCCAATCCACCGGGAAGCCGCAGGCCTGCGCAGCCTCGGCCACCAATTCCTCATAGGGCCGATAGCTGCCGCAGCCATAGGTGAGTTCGAGATATTTGCGCCGCCAGCGCAGCCCCGCCTCGGGCGAGCCGGCAATGTCGTTCCACAGCGACCAGGAATCGATCAGCGCGGTCAGAAGATCGAACACCACCGCGTCATAGCGGGCCGCGCCCGTCCTGTTTGCCCCGTCCATCATCCGTCCTCCTGCATGTTACATGTAGCATGTAGTTATGGGAGTCAATCGCTTCCCATCTGCAAGGGACGCCGGCGCGAGAAAAATGCGGGGGCGAGCGCAACCTTCGGTGTGCCCGGCCGTTATGCCCTCGGCTCGCGTGCGGGCCGGATGCCCCGTGGGCGCGATGGCCCGCAGGCCCGGCCACCGGCCGCGCGCCAAGTCCGCCATCCCCGGCGGCCGCGCGAAAAGCGAAGAAGAGGTTCTCCATGGCCATGTCCAAGAGCAGCCGCACCGGCACCCCGTCGAAAGCCACCAGCGCGCCCAAGGCGCCCGCCAAGGCCAGCACTCCGAAGGCGTCCCCGGCAAAGGCCGCTGCCGCCAAGCCCGCCGCGATGAAGAGCAAGCCCGCCCCCCTGTCGGACACCGCCGCCGCATCCGCTCGGGAGCGCCGCCTCGGCCCGCTGCGCACCCCCACCGATCTCGGCGCCGAGGCGACGCAGGACATTGCCGCCGCGCTCACCCGGCTGCTGGCGGACATGTTCGTGCTCTATGTGAAGACCAAGAATTTCCACTGGCACGTCTCCGGCCCGCACTTCCGCGACTATCATCTGATGCTGGACGAGCAGGGCGCGCAGATCTTCGCCACCACCGACGATCTGGCCGAGCGCGTGCGCAAGGTGGGCGGCACGACGCTGCGCTCCATCGGCCACATTTCCCGCCTCCAGCGCATCCCGGACAATGAGGCTGATTATGTGACCGCCCCCGACATGCTGGCGGAGCTGGCGCAGGACA
This genomic interval from Aquabacter sp. L1I39 contains the following:
- a CDS encoding ABC transporter permease, whose translation is MSMATDAAPAPRLKLRWAALPVALRRALQFLMLIAAWEAYTRFSGVDPLIFPPPLQVGQALVEGWTSGRLAQATLTTLQLLALSLAIGMGLALIFTVLSRVSTFADDAVELFTSMLNPLPSVAMLPIALIWFGLNVNALIFVVVNAVLWPVTLALSTGFRTVNQTLVNVGRNIGLSWWRMITDVLFPAALPHTMTGIKTGLGYGWRTIIAAELVFGVSGAKSGLGNFLNDARYFLRTDEVFAGIISVALIGITLELVLAAIERRTIVRWGMKQQSSTQTTR
- a CDS encoding ABC transporter ATP-binding protein: MRQVQAQTVPDAERPMLAVTGLHLGYGGPAGTVTAVKDVTFTAARGETAILLGPSGCGKSTILKAVAGFLSPLKGTLQVNGRAVDRPGPDRAVVFQEFDQLFPWRTVLDNIAYPQRRIGRSRAAADARARDLLALMKLEHAADRFPHQLSGGMKQRVAIARALAMDPAMLLMDEPFGALDPQTRLRLQLELLEIVRRSQATVLFVTHSIAEAVLLGDDIIILDGHPSGIKEIVDARAAREPSSPRALEIGRHVAGVMGEGASHVHGD
- a CDS encoding RidA family protein, encoding MTNPTQPPLTRVMSREAPAPGGHYSQAIVAGGTVYVSGQLGVLRGQDPSRSLREQTLFALASIEAILKPAGCDRTRVAKTTLYISDIAGWDEVNAAYADFFGDHRPARSVVPTGPLHFGAKVEIEAIAVI
- a CDS encoding alanine racemase yields the protein MEAAPSPLGFAAQDLETPALLLDRAKLEANAARMRARCADLGVRLRPHLKTAKSVDVARVALPDGPGAITVSTLKEAEYFAAAGYKDILLATAIAPGKFARAARIGASGVDLLLVTDAVSVIEAAEAFCVEAHTRLSFLVEIDCGEHRSGLLPDAPDVVTLARAIHHAPHLDFRGVMTHAGHSYGSDQIPDVVKLAALERDAAVSAAQAIRAAGIPVEIVSIGSTPTVLHADHLEGVTEARAGIYMFWDLAQLSRHMCTVEDIAVSVLSTVIGHNHAARALILDAGALALTKDIGANTFLPDAGYGYVCDAVTGERLGALSVTAVHQEHGHVPVEDETWFARLPVGATVRILPNHACLTCAAYDQYAVITDGRVSALWPRISGW
- a CDS encoding HAD family hydrolase, which encodes MMDGANRTGAARYDAVVFDLLTALIDSWSLWNDIAGSPEAGLRWRRKYLELTYGCGSYRPYEELVAEAAQACGFPVDWAQALADRQAELTCWPEAQGVLAELARKVPLGIATNCSRTLGAIAVSRTGTDFAAVVTAEDAGYYKPRPEPYRAVLEKLGVDPARTLFVAGSASDVPGARGVGMSVYWHNRMGLKPVDAARPDYIADSLDPLLKLV
- a CDS encoding Dps family protein; amino-acid sequence: MKSKPAPLSDTAAASARERRLGPLRTPTDLGAEATQDIAAALTRLLADMFVLYVKTKNFHWHVSGPHFRDYHLMLDEQGAQIFATTDDLAERVRKVGGTTLRSIGHISRLQRIPDNEADYVTAPDMLAELAQDNIALTTYLREAHAVCEDHNDIASTSLIENWIDEAERRTWFLYEATRSNH